In one Nicotiana tomentosiformis chromosome 6, ASM39032v3, whole genome shotgun sequence genomic region, the following are encoded:
- the LOC104119874 gene encoding protein CELLULOSE SYNTHASE INTERACTIVE 3 isoform X2, with protein sequence MSKFSFPELRDKKFSSSSQKSRESNETAEMDDPEKTLSRVTQLIDQLHVNQSSEHEKELTTARLLGIAKARKEARYLIGSHGQAMPLFLSILRNGTPLAKVNVASTLTVLCKDEDIRLKVLLGGCIPPLLSLLKSDSAEARKAAAEAIFTVSSSGVSDDHIGMSIFITEGVVPTLWEQLNPKQKQDKAVEGFLIGALRNLCGDKDGHWRTTLEAGGVDIIVRLLSSNSASTQSNAASLLARMMLAFSDSIPKVIDSGAIKALFSLLDQQNDVSVRASAAEALESLTSKSAKAKKAVVDSQGVPLLIGAVTSPSKERMKGEGGEKLQRHAIQALANICGGMSPLLLYLGELAQSPRLAAPVADIIGALAYALMVIERNAEQEPFVATKVENILAMLLKPRDNKLVQERLLEAMASLYGNAYLSKLVHQSDSKKALVGLTTMASGDALEYLILSLLRLCCDGVTVWEAIGKKEGIQLLISLLGLSSEQHQEYAVEMLAILTDQIDESKWAITAAGGIPPLVQLLEMGSQKAREDAAHIIHNLCCHSEDIRACVESAGAIQALLLLLKNGGSKGQEASARALIKLITAADSATTNQLLVLLLGDSPSSKVHVTKVLGHVLTLASHSDLVNKGAAANQGLMSLVQVLNSSNEKTQVYAASVLADVFSSRHDICNSLATDEVVNPCMKLLGSNSPAVATQSARALRALSHPSKAKSTNKMPYIAEGHIKTLIKLAKTASIDSAATAMAALANLLSDPETAAQALDEEVVSALTRVLGEGSSEGRRNAARALHQLLKRFPVENVFNGSAQCRFAVLAMVESLKEMNVDGTDAANALDVIALLARTSTDSTYRPCTALAEVPSSLEPLVHCLCEGSPLVQDKAIEILSRLCGDQPVSLGDLLVSKSRSIGALADRILNSCTLEVRVGGTALVICAAKEHKLQSMNALDASGYLKPLIYALVDMMKQNSTCSSLEIEVRTPRGFTERTPFGEGNEFEVPDPATVLGGTVALWLLSIISSFQVKNKSTVVEAGGLEALADKLARHSSNPQAEYEDAEGMWISALLLAILFQNANIISSPTTMRIIPSLALLLKSDEMIDRFFAAQAIASLVCHRNKGINLTVANSGTITGLISLIGHIEIEMPNLVALSEEFSLVRQPDQVSLEVLFEIEEARVGSAARRTIPLLVDLLKPLPDRPGAPPLAVRLLTQIADGSDANKSIMAEAGALDALAKYLSLSPQDLTEATISELLRIIFSNSDLIQYEAAVSCSVQLIAVLRLGSRSARLSAARALDELFDNENIRDSEASVQAIQPLADMLDAASESEQYAALSSLIKLTSGNESKAAVMADVNGNPLESLYKILSSSSPMELKSDAAELCFVLFGDPKIRALPIASECLEPLIMLMQSDVERAVESALCAFERLLEDEHLVELASAYELVDILVHLISRSNHRLIEASIFALIKLGKDRTPRKLDMVKAGIIENCLELLPTSSSSLCSTIAELFRVLTNSSAISRSPSAAKIVEPLFTVLQRSDFGLWGQHSALQTLVNILEKPQCLATLKLTPSQVIEPLISFLESPAQAIQQLGTELLSHLLAQEHFKQDITTKNAVVPLVQLAGIGILNLQQTAISALENISLSWPKEVADAGGIFELAKVIVQDDPQPPDTLWESAAMILCNVLRSNSDYYFKVPLVVLVKMLYSTADSTVTIALNALIVHEKTDLSSGELMAEAGAVDALLDLLRSHQFEEASAGLLEALFNNIRIRELKVSKYAIAPLSQYLLDPQTELQSGRLLAALSLGDLSQHEGLARASDSVSACRALISLLKDQPTEEMKMVAICALQNFVMHSRTNRRAVAEAGGILVVQELLLSPNSEIAGQAALLIRFLFSNHTLKDYASNELIRSLTELHRKLIRTYLR encoded by the exons ATGTCAAAGTTTTCTTTCCCTGAATTAAGGGACAAGAAATTTTCATCCTCTTCTCAGAAGAGCAG GGAGTCCAATGAAACTGCAGAAATGGATGATCCGGAAAAGACACTGTCAAGGGTTACTCAACTTATTGATCAGCTGCATGTGAATCAATCATCCGAACACGAAAAAGAACTTACTACAGCACGTCTTCTAGGCATAGCCAAAGCAAGAAAAGAAGCACGATATCTTATTGGTTCACATGGCCAAGCAATGCCGCTGTTCTTATCAATTCTCAGAAATGGAACTCCTTTGGCAAAAGTCAATGTAGCTTCAACATTAACTGTATTGTGTAAAGATGAAGACATACGGTTGAAGGTGCTTCTAGGTGGATGTATTCCGCCTCTACTTTCACTTTTGAAGTCAGATTCAGCTGAAGCAAGGAAAGCAGCTGCAGAAGCAATTTTTACGGTGTCATCTAGTGGAGTTTCAGATGATCATATTGGCATGAGTATATTCATTACGGAAGGTGTTGTACCAACTTTGTGGGAGCAGCTGAATCCAAAACAGAAGCAGGACAAAGCAGTGGAAGGATTTCTTATTGGGGCTTTGAGAAATCTTTGTGGTGATAAAGATGGACACTGGAGGACAACACTTGAGGCTGGTGGAGTGGACATTATTGTTAGACTACTTTCGTCTAATAGTGCTTCCACTCAATCAAATGCAGCTTCTTTATTGGCCCGTATGATGCTGGCATTCAGTGATAGCATCCCAAAAGTAATTGATTCTGGAGCAATCAAAGCTCTCTTTAGCCTATTAGATCAGCAAAATGATGTTTCTGTACGTGCCAGCGCAGCTGAGGCTTTAGAAAGTCTTACTTCAAAATCAGCCAAAGCAAAGAAAGCTGTTGTTGACTCACAGGGTGTCCCATTACTTATAGGAGCCGTCACTTCCCCTTCTAAAGAAAGAATGAAAGGTGAGGGAGGAGAGAAACTCCAGCGGCATGCAATACAAGCTTTAGCCAATATATGTGGTGGAATGTCTCCTCTGTTACTATATCTGGGCGAGCTTGCGCAGTCCCCAAGGTTAGCTGCTCCAGTGGCTGATATAATTGGAGCACTCGCTTATGCTCTTATGGTCATTGAGCGCAATGCAGAACAAGAACCGTTTGTTGCGACAAAAGTTGAGAATATTCTTGCAATGCTCCTAAAGCCACGGGATAATAAGTTGGTTCAGGAACGTCTTCTTGAAGCTATGGCAAGCCTTTATGGCAATGCTTATCTTTCAAAACTGGTACACCAGTCAGATTCTAAGAAGGCTCTTGTTGGGCTCACAACAATGGCAAGTGGTGATGCACTAGAGTATTTAATACTATCCCTATTACGCTTATGCTGTGACGGAGTGACTGTTTGGGAAGCAATTGGAAAGAAGGAAGGAATTCAGTTACTGATATCACTGCTGGGGTTATCCAGTGAACAGCATCAAGAGTATGCTGTTGAAATGCTTGCAATCCTAACTGACCAAATTGACGAGAGCAAGTGGGCAATCACTGCTGCTGGTGGGATTCCACCACTGGTCCAGTTACTAGAAATGGGGTCTCAGAAGGCTAGGGAAGACGCAGCACATATTATTCATAACCTATGCTGTCATAGTGAAGACATTCGTGCCTGTGTTGAAAGTGCTGGAGCTATACAGGCGTTATTATTGCTTCTCAAAAATGGCGGATCAAAGGGGCAAGAAGCATCAGCTAGGGCTTTAATAAAGCTAATCACAGCGGCTGATTCAGCTACCACTAATCAATTGTTAGTGTTGCTCCTAGGAGATTCACCAAGCTCAAAGGTCCATGTAACTAAGGTGTTAGGACATGTGCTTACCTTGGCATCTCACAGTGACCTTGTGAATAAAGGTGCTGCTGCTAACCAAGGGCTAATGTCGCTTGTCCAGGTTCTTAATTCCTCAAATGAAAAGACTCAAGTATATGCTGCCTCTGTCCTGGCAGATGTATTTAGCTCTCGACATGATATTTGTAATAGTCTAGCAACAGATGAAGTGGTTAATCCTTGCATGAAACTTCTGGGTAGCAATTCTCCAGCTGTTGCAACACAGTCAGCTCGAGCCTTGCGTGCTTTGTCCCATCCATCAAAAGCAAAATCTACAAACAAGATGCCTTATATTGCTGAAGGGCATATAAAAACATTAATCAAGCTGGCCAAAACAGCATCCATTGATTCTGCAGCTACCGCAATGGCTGCTTTAGCCAATCTGTTGTCTGATCCAGAGACAGCTGCGCAAGCACTGGATGAAGAGGTTGTTTCAGCTTTGACAAGAGTTTTAGGAGAAGGATCATCAGAAGGTAGGAGAAATGCGGCACGTGCCCTTCATCAGCTATTGAAGCGTTTTCCGGTGGAAAATGTATTCAACGGAAGTGCTCAATGTCGATTTGCTGTTCTTGCTATGGTGGAATCATTAAAGGAGATGAATGTTGATGGCACTGATGCTGCAAATGCTTTAGACGTTATTGCACTTTTGGCTAGGACAAGCACAGATTCCACTTACCGTCCATGCACTGCCCTTGCTGAAGTTCCATCTAGTTTAGAGCCTCTTGTACATTGCCTTTGTGAGGGATCTCCCCTTGTCCAAGATAAGGCAATAGAAATTCTATCAAGGCTTTGTGGAGATCAACCGGTTTCGCTGGGTGACCTGTTAGTATCAAAATCAAGGTCTATAGGTGCATTGGCTGATAGAATACTGAATTCTTGCACTTTAGAAGTAAGAGTGGGTGGAACCGCATTGGTCATTTGTGCTGCCAAGGAGCACAAACTTCAGTCAATGAATGCACTTGATGCATCTGGATACCTGAAACCTCTTATATATGCATTAGTTGACATGATGAAGCAGAACTCTACTTGTTCTTCCCTAGAAATTGAAGTCAGAACCCCTAGGGGCTTCACAGAAAGAACTCCATTTGGAGAAGGAAATGAGTTTGAGGTTCCTGACCCAGCAACAGTTTTGGGAGGTACGGTTGCCCTTTGGTTGCTCTCAATAATTTCATCATTTCAAGTCAAGAACAAATCCACTGTAGTGGAAGCTGGCGGACTTGAGGCCCTTGCTGACAAGCTTGCAAGACATAGTTCCAATCCACAG GCAGAGTATGAAGATGCAGAAGGCATGTGGATCAGTGCACTGCTATTAGCTATATTATTCCAGAATGCGAACATTATATCCTCTCCAACAACCATGCGCATTATACCTTCCCTTGCACTTCTTCTGAAATCAGATGAAATGATTGACCGATTTTTTGCTGCTCAGGCAATAGCCAGCCTTGTTTGTCATCGAAACAAGGGAATAAATCTTACTGTTGCAAATTCAGGTACAATCACCGGTCTAATAAGCTTGATTGGTCACATTGAAATTGAAATGCCAAATCTTGTTGCTCTATCTGAAGAATTTTCATTAGTAAGACAACCAGATCAGGTTTCTCTTGAAGTCCTCTTTGAAATTGAAGAAGCGAGAGTTGGTTCCGCTGCACGCAGAACCATCCCTTTATTGGTAGATCTGTTAAAACCACTTCCAGATAGACCAGGTGCGCCCCCATTAGCTGTTCGTCTCTTGACCCAAATTGCAGATGGTAGTGATGCAAATAAATCAATCATGGCGGAAGCTGGCGCACTGGATGCTCTAGCGAAGTACCTATCTTTGAGCCCTCAGGACTTGACTGAGGCAACTATCTCTGAACTACTGAGAATCATATTTAGCAATTCTGATCTTATTCAATATGAAGCAGCTGTTAGTTGCTCTGTTCAACTGATTGCTGTCCTACGTTTAGGGTCAAGGAGTGCAAGGCTGAGTGCTGCGAGGGCTTTAGATGAACTTTTTGATAATGAGAACATTAGAGATTCTgaagcatctgttcaagcaattCAGCCTTTGGCTGACATGCTTGATGCTGCATCAGAAAGTGAACAATATGCTGCTCTTAGTTCCTTGATCAAGTTGACTTCAGGAAATGAATCAAAGGCAGCAGTGATGGCTGATGTAAATGGGAATCCTCTTGAGAGTTTATACAAAATTCTGTCTTCGTCTTCTCCAATGGAATTGAAAAGTGATGCTGCTGAATTATGTTTTGTACTTTTTGGTGATCCAAAAATCAGAGCATTGCCTATTGCTTCTGAATGCTTAGAGCCCCTTATAATGCTTATGCAATCAGATGTAGAAAGAGCAGTGGAATCAGCTCTTTGTGCTTTTGAGAGGTTGTTGGAAGATGAGCATCTGGTGGAGCTTGCATCAGCTTATGAGCTTGTTGATATTCTGGTTCATCTGATTTCTAGATCAAACCATCGGCTCATTGAAGCGAGTATTTTTGCACTTATTAAGCTGGGAAAAGACCGAACTCCGCGCAAGTTGGATATGGTGAAAGCAGGAATAATTGAAAATTGTCTTGAGCTACTCCCTACTTCATCCAGTTCCTTGTGCTCCACAATTGCAGAACTCTTCCGTGTCTTGACAAATAGTAGTGCTATCTCGAGAAGTCCATCTGCTGCAAAAATCGTAGAACCTCTCTTTACGGTTTTGCAGCGGTCGGATTTTGGATTGTGGGGACAGCACAGCGCTTTGCAAACTCTAGTAAATATTCTAGAGAAGCCACAATGTCTTGCAACTCTAAAACTTACTCCTAGCCAGGTCATTGAGCCTCTGATTTCCTTTCTTGAATCCCCAGCTCAAGCCATCCAGCAACTTGGGACTGAATTGCTATCCCATCTCCTTGCCCAAGAGCATTTTAAGCAAGATATAACAACAAAAAATGCAGTAGTGCCCCTTGTGCAGCTCGCAGGCATTGGCATTTTGAATTTACAGCAGACAGCAATTAGTGCTTTGGAAAATATCTCATTAAGCTGGCCAAAGGAAGTTGCTGATGCCGGTGGAATTTTTGAGCTTGCAAAGGTTATCGTTCAAGATGACCCCCAACCTCCTGATACATTATGGGAGTCAGCGGCTATGATTCTCTGCAATGTCCTACGGTCTAACTCTGATTACTACTTCAAGGTTCCCCTGGTGGTTCTTGTAAAGATGCTGTATTCAACAGCTGATAGCACTGTTACTATTGCACTTAATGCTCTGATAGTTCatgaaaaaactgatttatcaagTGGTGAACTCATGGCTGAAGCTGGTGCTGTTGATGCTCTTCTAGATCTGCTAAGATCTCACCAGTTTGAAGAAGCGTCAGCAGGACTGCTTGAAGCTCTATTCAACAACATCCGAATACGGGAATTGAAGGTATCTAAGTATGCAATAGCACCTCTGTCACAATATTTGCTAGATCCACAGACTGAATTGCAGTCCGGAAGGCTTCTTGCTGCTCTCTCACTTGGTGATCTCTCCCAGCATGAAGGACTTGCTAGAGCAAGTGATTCTGTCTCTGCCTGTCGAGCACTAATAAGTTTGCTTAAAGATCAACCAACGGAAGAAATGAAAATGGTGGCAATTTGTGCATTGCAAAATTTTGTCATGCACAGTCGAACCAACAGGAGAGCTGTCGCAGAAGCGGGTGGAATATTAGTAGTTCAAGAACTGCTTCTATCCCCTAATTCAGAAATTGCAGGGCAGGCAGCTCTGCTCATAAGATTTTTGTTCTCAAACCACACACTTAAGGACTATGCATCAAATGAACTTATCAGATCTTTGACAG AATTGCACAGGAAACTTATCAGGACCTACTTGAGATGA